Proteins co-encoded in one Longimicrobiaceae bacterium genomic window:
- a CDS encoding acyl-CoA carboxylase subunit beta, producing the protein MSTVVEGAPGAARDTGRLATLTRELQALEAKLREGGGPKRIAKQHADGKLTARERIGLLLDPRTRFQEVGLLVAHDRYEGQAPGAGVVTGFGTVAGREVVVVANDATVKAGSWWPETITKMLRAQEIAMRCRVPIIYLVDSAGVNLPYQGGVFPGQYGASRIFYYNSIMRRYLKVPQIAAVMGPCIAGGAYLPALSDVILMVEGTSFMGLGGPNLVKGATGQTTDSETLGGAYTHNAISGVAHYRVRDDRACIGKIRELVKELPRQGTSLPLREPEPPARPERDLHEVLPEDHRQPYEMREVLRCILDGGELDEFQADYAPEMICGHARIAGIPVGIIANARGMLKDPHGGRPKFGGIVYADSAEKVAYFIETLNRHGTPILFLQDVSGFMVGTDAEHSGIIRSGAHFVEAMATATVPKLVLTLNHASGAGYYAMAGQGFDPDFIFTWPTGRMGVMEGDSAVMALFSTQLEELKKEGKQPDAELQAKIDAVRADYDRQLDARHAAARGFVDAVIHPEETRAALGLALRTSINNPGPHLGAFVLPPHLT; encoded by the coding sequence GTGAGCACCGTTGTGGAGGGGGCCCCCGGCGCGGCGCGCGATACGGGGCGGCTGGCGACGCTCACCCGGGAGCTCCAGGCGCTCGAGGCCAAGCTGCGCGAGGGAGGCGGCCCCAAGCGGATCGCCAAGCAGCACGCGGACGGCAAGCTGACCGCGCGCGAGCGGATCGGGCTCCTCCTGGACCCCCGCACCCGCTTCCAGGAGGTGGGGCTCCTGGTCGCCCACGACCGGTACGAGGGGCAGGCCCCGGGCGCGGGGGTGGTGACCGGCTTCGGCACGGTGGCGGGGCGCGAGGTGGTGGTCGTCGCCAACGACGCCACGGTCAAGGCGGGGTCCTGGTGGCCGGAGACCATCACCAAGATGCTCCGGGCGCAGGAGATCGCCATGCGCTGCCGCGTCCCCATCATCTACCTGGTGGACTCGGCGGGGGTGAACCTCCCGTACCAGGGCGGCGTCTTCCCGGGGCAGTACGGCGCGTCGCGCATCTTCTACTACAACTCCATCATGCGGCGCTACCTCAAGGTGCCGCAGATCGCCGCGGTGATGGGCCCGTGCATCGCCGGGGGTGCGTACCTCCCGGCGCTCTCGGACGTGATCCTCATGGTGGAGGGGACCTCCTTCATGGGGCTCGGCGGCCCCAACCTGGTGAAGGGGGCCACGGGGCAGACCACGGATTCGGAGACGCTCGGCGGCGCCTACACGCACAACGCGATTTCCGGCGTGGCCCACTACCGCGTGCGCGACGACCGGGCCTGCATCGGCAAGATCCGCGAGCTGGTGAAGGAGCTTCCGCGCCAGGGAACCTCGCTCCCCCTCCGCGAGCCGGAGCCGCCGGCGCGCCCGGAGCGCGACCTGCACGAGGTGCTCCCGGAGGACCACCGCCAGCCCTACGAGATGCGCGAGGTGCTGCGCTGCATCCTGGACGGCGGCGAGCTGGACGAGTTCCAGGCGGACTACGCGCCGGAGATGATCTGCGGGCACGCCCGCATCGCGGGGATCCCGGTGGGGATCATCGCCAACGCGCGCGGGATGCTCAAGGACCCGCACGGCGGTCGCCCCAAGTTCGGCGGGATCGTATACGCCGACAGCGCGGAGAAGGTGGCGTACTTCATCGAGACGCTGAACCGGCACGGCACCCCCATCCTCTTCCTGCAGGACGTCTCCGGCTTCATGGTGGGGACGGACGCGGAGCACAGCGGGATCATCCGCTCCGGGGCGCACTTCGTGGAGGCCATGGCGACCGCCACGGTGCCCAAGCTGGTGCTGACGCTCAACCACGCCTCTGGGGCGGGGTACTACGCCATGGCGGGGCAGGGCTTCGACCCGGACTTCATCTTCACCTGGCCCACCGGCCGGATGGGGGTGATGGAGGGCGACTCGGCAGTGATGGCGCTCTTCAGCACGCAGCTGGAAGAGCTGAAGAAGGAAGGGAAGCAGCCCGACGCCGAGCTGCAGGCCAAGATCGACGCCGTCCGCGCCGACTACGACCGCCAGCTCGACGCACGGCACGCCGCGGCGCGCGGCTTCGTGGACGCGGTGATCCACCCGGAGGAGACCCGGGCGGCGCTGGGGCTGGCGCTGCGCACGTCCATCAACAACCCGGGGCCGCACCTGGGGGCTTTCGTGCTTCCGCCGCACCTGACGTGA
- a CDS encoding cobalamin B12-binding domain-containing protein — protein MPERKIRVLVGKPGLDGHDRGAKVIAAALRDAGMEVIYTGLHQTPEMIVSAAIQEDVDVVAMSILSGAHMTLFPRVKELLDAEGADHILLTGGGIIPEEDMEALRTQGIGRLFGPGTPTSAAVEYIRSWFAENGRDRELAPS, from the coding sequence ATGCCTGAACGGAAGATCCGCGTCCTGGTCGGAAAGCCGGGGCTGGACGGCCACGACCGCGGCGCCAAGGTGATTGCCGCCGCCCTGCGCGACGCGGGGATGGAGGTGATCTACACCGGGCTCCACCAGACCCCGGAGATGATCGTCAGCGCCGCGATCCAGGAGGACGTGGACGTGGTCGCCATGTCCATCCTCTCCGGCGCGCACATGACGCTCTTCCCGCGCGTGAAGGAGCTGCTGGACGCGGAGGGCGCCGACCACATCCTCCTCACCGGCGGCGGGATCATCCCCGAGGAGGACATGGAGGCGCTCCGGACGCAGGGGATCGGGCGCCTTTTCGGCCCCGGGACCCCCACCTCCGCCGCGGTGGAGTACATCCGCTCCTGGTTCGCGGAGAACGGCCGCGACCGCGAGCTGGCCCCGTCGTGA
- a CDS encoding methyltransferase domain-containing protein gives MAGPDGVSEGGDPRWWDGYFDREFVRIYRDFLTPERTVREVEGILEMLDLPEGARVLDLACGWGRHSIELARAGFRVTGVDFSETLLKRARKRAAAADVEVEWVRGDMREVGREGEFDAVLSLYSSLGYFLSDEEDLRVLRGARNALRPGGLFLLETMHRDHVVGDFADRDWWETADGATVWVEREFDAVEGVSREWLRWRKGEDAGEKFHALRIRSATEWDALLRAAGLQPLEWHGDWELAPFLHTSETLIVVARRPD, from the coding sequence GTGGCTGGACCGGACGGCGTGAGCGAGGGTGGCGACCCGCGCTGGTGGGACGGGTACTTCGACCGCGAGTTCGTCCGCATCTACCGGGACTTCCTCACCCCCGAGCGCACCGTGCGCGAGGTGGAGGGGATCCTGGAGATGCTCGACCTGCCGGAAGGTGCCCGGGTGCTCGACCTCGCCTGCGGGTGGGGGCGGCACTCCATCGAGCTGGCGCGCGCCGGGTTCCGGGTCACCGGGGTGGACTTCTCCGAGACGCTCCTGAAGCGGGCGCGGAAGCGCGCCGCGGCGGCCGACGTGGAGGTGGAGTGGGTCCGCGGCGACATGCGGGAGGTCGGGCGGGAAGGGGAGTTCGACGCGGTGCTCTCGCTGTACTCCTCGCTCGGCTACTTCCTCTCGGACGAGGAGGACCTGCGCGTGCTCCGCGGCGCCCGGAACGCGCTCCGACCCGGCGGCCTCTTCCTCCTGGAGACCATGCACCGGGACCACGTCGTCGGCGACTTCGCCGACCGCGACTGGTGGGAGACCGCGGACGGCGCCACGGTGTGGGTGGAGCGCGAGTTCGACGCGGTGGAGGGCGTCAGCCGCGAGTGGCTCCGCTGGCGCAAGGGCGAGGACGCGGGGGAGAAGTTCCACGCGCTGCGAATCCGCAGCGCGACCGAGTGGGACGCGCTGCTGCGCGCGGCGGGCCTGCAGCCGCTGGAGTGGCACGGCGACTGGGAGCTTGCGCCGTTCCTCCACACCTCGGAGACGCTGATCGTGGTGGCCCGGCGGCCCGATTGA
- a CDS encoding HAD-IA family hydrolase — protein sequence MKAIIFDAGNTLVWLDHPFLVELLRDQGVEATEEEIAAAEYGAKRVLDEMVRSGEAGNDESRGRVFFREIFRQVGLADEHFAPVAKRLYARHAERNLWSNVRERTAETLEELRRRGYRLGVISNADGRVEALLESVGLRPHFDFVIDSARVGIEKPDPRIFRMGLERLGVAPEDAVYVGDIYEIDVVGARGAGMAAVLVDPLGRWTDLDCDRIAAIHELPQWLDRTA from the coding sequence GTGAAAGCCATCATCTTCGACGCCGGGAACACCCTGGTCTGGCTGGACCACCCCTTCCTCGTGGAGCTCCTGCGCGACCAGGGGGTGGAGGCCACAGAGGAGGAGATCGCCGCCGCCGAGTACGGGGCCAAGCGGGTGCTGGACGAGATGGTCCGCAGCGGGGAGGCGGGCAACGACGAGAGCCGCGGCCGGGTCTTCTTCCGCGAGATCTTCCGGCAGGTGGGCCTCGCCGACGAGCACTTCGCCCCGGTGGCGAAGCGGCTCTACGCCCGCCACGCGGAGCGCAACCTGTGGAGCAACGTCCGGGAGCGCACCGCCGAGACGCTGGAGGAGCTCCGCCGCCGCGGCTACCGCCTGGGCGTCATCTCCAACGCCGACGGCCGGGTGGAGGCGCTGCTGGAGAGCGTGGGGCTCCGCCCGCACTTCGACTTCGTGATCGACTCCGCGCGGGTGGGCATCGAGAAGCCGGACCCGCGCATCTTCCGGATGGGGCTGGAGCGGCTGGGCGTGGCGCCGGAGGACGCGGTGTACGTGGGCGACATCTACGAGATCGACGTGGTGGGCGCCCGCGGTGCGGGGATGGCGGCCGTGCTGGTGGACCCGCTCGGCCGGTGGACCGACCTGGACTGCGACCGGATCGCGGCCATCCACGAGCTGCCGCAGTGGCTGGACCGGACGGCGTGA
- a CDS encoding (2Fe-2S)-binding protein — protein sequence MAYVTLPVDISVRVNGVPYERAVEPRLLLSDFLRHEIGLTGTHVGCEHGVCGACTVTLDGEAVRSCLMFAVQADGGELGTVEGLAPAGPEGPLHPLQEAFRDAHGLQCGFCTPGFLMTLVPFLRDNPGPTEQEVREAISGNLCRCTGYQNIVEAVLLASGRMAATPEPATGSAP from the coding sequence GTGGCGTACGTGACCCTCCCCGTCGACATCTCCGTCCGCGTAAACGGCGTGCCGTACGAGCGCGCCGTGGAGCCCCGGCTCCTCCTCAGCGACTTCCTCCGCCACGAGATCGGCCTCACCGGGACCCACGTCGGGTGCGAGCACGGCGTGTGCGGCGCCTGCACGGTGACCCTGGACGGCGAGGCGGTGCGGTCGTGCCTCATGTTCGCCGTACAGGCGGACGGGGGCGAGCTGGGGACGGTGGAGGGGCTGGCTCCGGCCGGCCCCGAAGGTCCGCTCCACCCGCTCCAGGAGGCCTTCCGCGACGCGCACGGGCTGCAGTGCGGCTTCTGCACGCCGGGATTCCTGATGACGCTGGTCCCCTTCCTGCGCGACAACCCCGGCCCCACCGAGCAGGAGGTGCGGGAGGCGATCTCCGGCAACCTGTGCCGGTGCACGGGCTACCAGAACATCGTGGAGGCCGTCCTGCTCGCCTCCGGGAGGATGGCGGCCACGCCGGAACCCGCGACCGGGAGCGCGCCATGA
- a CDS encoding xanthine dehydrogenase family protein molybdopterin-binding subunit, with amino-acid sequence MTRRYVGERVLRNEDRRLLTGHAMFVDDVRLPDLLHVAFVRSDHAHALIRGIDASAALARPGVAAVFTAEDLGDYWQPGPLLVPPPPVEGLVFHEATQVPLARDKVRHVGEPVAMVVAESRYLAEDAAADVFVDYEPLDAVVDLEAALAPDAPLVHERFGTNMAAFVAQRHGDYERAREGADVVISRRFHYDRGAGAALENRAVAARWDPQAQDLTVWDTTQAPIPIRNGLARMLGLLESQVRVVAPFVGGGFGPKIMMFYPEEVLVPWAAMRLGRPVKWTEDRHENFFATSQERGQVHEAEIALTRDGKILGIRDHFLHDAGAYDPYGLTIPINSQCTLLGPYDVPSYYSEFRAVFTNKTIVTPVRGAGRQHGVFVMERLLDIAARELGIDPVEIRRRNYLGADLFPHNFDILYQDFAPLYYDSGNYLPALETAARMIGYDEFREEQRRLRAEGRHVGVGIVSYIEGTGIGPYEGARVTVDPSGRVRVATGLGTQGQGHYTAFAQIVAEALDVEVERVHVVTGDTREFGWGTGTFASRGAVVAGSACHAAAVAVRGKVVAMAARLFGADEEQIEVAGGAVGVRGVPERTLTLGELARHANPLRGAVKPGTEPGLEATAYFGPDHGSTASGVHAVVVEVDPETAMVKVLRYVVVHDCGRLINPVLVDGQVQGGVAHGIGNAFYEKLVYDESGQLLNASFMDYLLPTAMDVPRVEVAHMETPAPMNPLGLKGVGEAGAIPAGAAFAQAVEDALPEYRLEIREIPLSPNQLFTLLEAARATSPHLQEAAG; translated from the coding sequence ATGACGCGAAGGTACGTCGGCGAGCGGGTCCTCCGGAACGAGGACCGTCGGCTCCTCACCGGGCACGCGATGTTCGTGGACGACGTGCGGCTCCCCGACCTGCTGCACGTGGCCTTCGTGCGGAGCGACCACGCCCACGCCCTCATCCGCGGCATCGACGCATCGGCCGCGCTCGCGCGCCCGGGGGTGGCGGCGGTCTTTACGGCGGAGGACCTGGGCGACTACTGGCAGCCGGGCCCGCTCCTCGTCCCCCCGCCGCCGGTGGAGGGGCTGGTCTTCCACGAGGCCACCCAGGTGCCCCTCGCCCGGGACAAGGTCCGCCACGTGGGGGAGCCCGTCGCCATGGTGGTGGCGGAAAGCCGGTACCTGGCCGAGGACGCCGCCGCCGACGTGTTCGTCGACTACGAGCCGCTGGACGCGGTGGTGGACCTGGAGGCCGCGCTCGCGCCGGACGCGCCGCTCGTCCACGAGCGCTTCGGGACCAACATGGCGGCGTTCGTGGCGCAGCGGCACGGCGACTACGAGCGGGCGCGCGAAGGGGCGGACGTGGTGATCTCCCGCCGCTTCCACTACGACCGCGGCGCGGGCGCCGCCCTGGAGAACCGCGCCGTCGCGGCGCGCTGGGACCCGCAGGCGCAGGACCTCACCGTCTGGGACACCACGCAGGCGCCGATCCCCATCCGCAACGGCCTCGCCCGCATGCTGGGGCTGCTGGAGTCGCAGGTGCGGGTGGTCGCGCCCTTCGTGGGGGGCGGCTTCGGGCCCAAGATCATGATGTTCTACCCGGAGGAGGTGCTCGTCCCGTGGGCGGCGATGCGGCTCGGGCGGCCGGTGAAGTGGACGGAGGACCGCCACGAGAACTTCTTCGCCACCAGCCAGGAGCGAGGGCAGGTCCACGAGGCGGAGATCGCGCTGACGCGCGACGGGAAGATCCTCGGGATCCGCGACCACTTCCTCCACGACGCCGGGGCGTACGACCCGTACGGCCTCACCATCCCCATCAACAGCCAGTGCACCCTCCTGGGGCCGTACGACGTCCCCAGCTACTACAGCGAGTTCCGGGCGGTCTTCACCAACAAGACCATCGTGACCCCGGTGCGGGGCGCGGGGCGGCAGCACGGCGTGTTCGTCATGGAGCGGCTCCTGGACATCGCGGCCCGCGAGCTGGGGATCGACCCGGTGGAGATCCGCCGTCGCAACTACCTGGGCGCGGACCTCTTCCCGCACAACTTCGACATCCTCTACCAGGACTTCGCGCCGCTCTACTACGACAGCGGCAACTACCTCCCGGCGCTGGAGACCGCCGCCCGGATGATCGGCTACGACGAGTTCAGGGAGGAGCAGCGCCGGCTCCGGGCGGAGGGCCGCCACGTGGGGGTGGGGATCGTCTCGTACATCGAGGGGACGGGGATCGGGCCGTACGAGGGCGCCCGCGTCACCGTGGACCCGAGCGGGCGGGTGCGCGTCGCGACCGGGCTGGGGACGCAGGGCCAGGGGCACTACACCGCGTTCGCGCAGATCGTCGCCGAGGCGCTGGACGTGGAGGTGGAGCGGGTGCACGTCGTCACCGGCGACACCCGCGAGTTCGGCTGGGGGACCGGCACCTTTGCCAGCCGGGGGGCGGTGGTGGCGGGGAGCGCCTGCCACGCCGCCGCGGTGGCGGTGCGCGGCAAGGTGGTCGCCATGGCCGCCCGCCTCTTCGGCGCCGACGAGGAGCAGATCGAGGTGGCGGGTGGAGCGGTGGGCGTCCGCGGCGTCCCGGAGCGCACCCTGACGCTGGGCGAGCTGGCGCGCCATGCCAACCCTCTGCGGGGGGCGGTGAAGCCGGGGACCGAGCCGGGGCTGGAGGCCACGGCCTACTTCGGGCCCGACCACGGGAGCACCGCCAGCGGTGTGCACGCCGTGGTGGTGGAGGTGGACCCCGAGACCGCGATGGTGAAGGTCCTCCGCTACGTGGTGGTGCACGACTGCGGGCGCCTGATCAACCCGGTGCTGGTGGACGGGCAGGTGCAGGGGGGCGTGGCCCACGGCATCGGCAACGCCTTCTACGAGAAGCTGGTCTACGACGAGAGCGGACAGCTCCTCAACGCCTCCTTCATGGACTACCTCCTCCCCACGGCGATGGACGTCCCCCGGGTGGAGGTGGCGCACATGGAGACGCCCGCCCCCATGAACCCGCTCGGGCTCAAGGGCGTGGGCGAGGCCGGGGCGATCCCCGCGGGCGCCGCCTTCGCCCAGGCGGTGGAGGACGCCCTCCCGGAGTACCGCCTGGAGATCCGCGAGATCCCCCTCAGCCCCAACCAGCTCTTTACGCTGCTGGAGGCGGCCCGCGCCACGTCCCCCCACCTCCAGGAGGCCGCCGGATGA
- a CDS encoding carbon monoxide dehydrogenase subunit G, with protein sequence MIVEGEYVFDGPREIVYQLLQDPDVLSKAMPGAAKLVLVGDGAYEGSIRVGVGPVTAAEWKLSVALQDRVPPESYVMQVDSSGPVGFTRGAASVALLEVEDGSTVMRYRADLQVGGKVAGIGQRLIDQVAKMMTKLGLDALSKELRARLAGAPALEPGVAEPPGEAPSAAEPAPRPGGDPA encoded by the coding sequence ATGATCGTAGAGGGAGAATACGTCTTCGACGGGCCGCGCGAGATCGTGTACCAGCTCCTGCAGGACCCGGACGTGCTGTCGAAGGCCATGCCCGGCGCGGCGAAGCTGGTCCTGGTCGGAGACGGCGCCTACGAGGGCTCCATCCGCGTGGGCGTGGGCCCGGTCACGGCCGCGGAGTGGAAGCTCTCGGTCGCGCTGCAGGACCGGGTCCCCCCGGAGAGCTACGTGATGCAGGTGGACAGCAGCGGCCCCGTCGGCTTCACCCGCGGCGCGGCGTCGGTGGCGCTGCTGGAGGTGGAGGACGGGTCCACCGTCATGCGCTACCGCGCCGACCTGCAGGTGGGCGGCAAGGTGGCCGGGATCGGCCAGCGCCTGATCGACCAGGTGGCGAAGATGATGACGAAGCTGGGACTGGACGCCCTCAGCAAGGAGCTGCGGGCGCGCCTGGCGGGCGCCCCGGCCCTGGAGCCCGGGGTCGCGGAGCCGCCGGGCGAGGCGCCTTCGGCGGCGGAGCCGGCCCCGCGTCCGGGCGGAGATCCCGCATGA
- a CDS encoding xanthine dehydrogenase family protein subunit M codes for MKPAPFEYHRPGTVEEALELLVRHGYDAKLLAGGQSLIPAMNFRLAQPAVLVDLGGVGELDYVREADGLVRIGAMARQRAAERSEMVARGAPLLAETLPWVAHPQIRNRGTLGGSIAHADPAAEVPAVMLALDARFRLHGPGGGRTVRAEEFFTGLFGTALEPEEILTQVEIPAPAPRTGWAFDEIARRHGDFALAGVAATVTLDDGGRCADARIALLSVGGGPVLALEAAAVLTGGEPTEEAVRAAADAVGHEIDPPSDIHASADYRRRLAEVLVRRVLPRAFERARSPSPDHKTPEVR; via the coding sequence ATGAAGCCCGCTCCGTTCGAGTACCACCGCCCCGGGACCGTCGAGGAGGCGCTGGAGCTCCTCGTGCGGCACGGATACGACGCGAAGCTCCTGGCGGGCGGCCAGAGCCTGATCCCCGCGATGAACTTCCGCCTCGCGCAGCCCGCGGTGCTCGTCGACCTGGGCGGCGTGGGCGAGCTCGACTACGTCCGCGAGGCCGACGGTCTCGTCCGGATCGGGGCGATGGCGCGCCAGCGGGCCGCGGAGCGGAGCGAGATGGTGGCCCGCGGCGCTCCGCTCCTCGCCGAGACGCTCCCCTGGGTCGCGCACCCGCAGATCCGCAACCGGGGCACCCTCGGGGGGAGCATCGCCCACGCCGACCCGGCGGCGGAGGTCCCGGCGGTGATGCTGGCGCTGGACGCCCGCTTCCGTCTGCACGGCCCCGGCGGCGGCCGCACGGTCCGCGCGGAGGAGTTCTTCACCGGCCTGTTCGGGACTGCGCTGGAGCCGGAGGAGATCCTCACCCAGGTGGAGATCCCCGCCCCCGCCCCGCGGACCGGCTGGGCCTTCGACGAGATCGCCCGGCGGCACGGCGACTTCGCCCTCGCGGGGGTGGCCGCGACCGTCACGCTGGACGACGGCGGGCGCTGCGCCGACGCCCGGATCGCGCTGCTGAGCGTGGGCGGCGGGCCGGTGCTGGCGCTGGAGGCGGCCGCGGTGCTGACCGGAGGGGAGCCCACGGAGGAGGCCGTCCGCGCCGCCGCCGACGCCGTGGGGCACGAGATCGATCCGCCCTCGGACATCCACGCCTCCGCCGACTACCGCCGCCGCCTTGCCGAGGTCCTCGTCCGGCGCGTGCTTCCCCGCGCCTTCGAGCGCGCCCGCTCCCCGTCTCCCGACCACAAGACCCCGGAGGTCCGATGA
- a CDS encoding cyclase family protein codes for MKMYDLSQPLNEQAPFWPYYPPFEVKYIKRKAEHGVNAQYIMTSNHMGTHLDAPRHFVTNGMTIDQIPLEWLCGPGVVVDLTDEMDELAVYTPKMIEDRVEVRKGDILILHTGWHRYAQWGDAADEEKYIHMHPGAHPDMVPWLREKEIHIWGVDVVSTDHPMDLPIGRFLGKGMHGHCDRVRAKAEAKFGGPEAVAKLFPDEDYQLTHNKLFIHNCMHIENLGGEISAPEIQNRRLVIGCFPWKFQGGEAAFARVVAFDGQWPANP; via the coding sequence ATGAAGATGTACGACCTGTCCCAGCCGCTGAACGAGCAGGCGCCGTTCTGGCCGTACTACCCGCCGTTCGAGGTGAAGTACATCAAGCGCAAGGCCGAGCACGGCGTGAACGCGCAGTACATCATGACCTCCAACCACATGGGGACGCACCTGGACGCGCCGCGCCACTTCGTCACGAACGGGATGACCATCGACCAGATCCCGCTGGAGTGGCTGTGCGGCCCCGGGGTGGTGGTGGACCTCACCGACGAGATGGACGAGCTGGCGGTCTACACCCCCAAGATGATCGAGGACCGGGTGGAGGTGCGGAAGGGTGACATCCTCATCCTGCACACCGGGTGGCACCGCTACGCGCAGTGGGGCGACGCGGCGGACGAGGAGAAGTACATCCACATGCACCCCGGCGCGCACCCGGACATGGTGCCGTGGCTGCGCGAGAAGGAGATCCACATCTGGGGCGTGGACGTGGTCTCCACCGACCACCCCATGGACCTCCCCATCGGCCGTTTCCTGGGGAAGGGGATGCACGGCCACTGCGACCGGGTGCGGGCGAAGGCCGAGGCCAAGTTCGGGGGGCCGGAAGCGGTGGCGAAGCTCTTCCCGGACGAGGACTACCAGCTCACGCACAACAAGCTGTTCATCCACAACTGCATGCACATCGAGAACCTGGGCGGCGAGATCAGCGCGCCGGAGATCCAGAACCGGCGCCTGGTGATCGGCTGCTTCCCCTGGAAGTTCCAGGGCGGCGAGGCGGCCTTCGCGCGAGTGGTGGCGTTCGACGGGCAGTGGCCGGCGAACCCGTGA
- a CDS encoding PilZ domain-containing protein: MSARANPQREFIRHTADVPIEVRTVRQNARAERRGVNVSFGGLAFVSDDPAVLGTTVEIRIPEVEPPFEARARVVHCEPEADHYCVGVQFLDASDAFRARMVEQVCSIERYRREVRETEGRELSRAEAASEWIREHAGRFPDPA; encoded by the coding sequence GTGAGCGCTCGCGCCAACCCGCAGCGCGAGTTCATCCGGCACACCGCGGACGTCCCCATCGAGGTGCGGACGGTCCGGCAGAATGCCCGCGCGGAGCGGCGCGGCGTGAACGTGAGCTTCGGCGGCCTGGCCTTCGTGTCCGACGACCCCGCCGTCCTCGGGACGACGGTCGAGATCCGCATCCCCGAGGTGGAGCCGCCGTTCGAGGCACGCGCGCGGGTGGTGCACTGCGAGCCCGAGGCGGACCACTACTGCGTGGGCGTGCAGTTCCTGGACGCGAGCGACGCGTTCCGGGCGCGCATGGTGGAGCAGGTGTGCTCCATCGAGCGGTACCGGCGGGAGGTCCGCGAAACGGAGGGAAGGGAGCTGAGCCGCGCGGAGGCGGCGTCGGAATGGATCCGCGAGCACGCGGGCCGGTTCCCCGACCCGGCATGA
- a CDS encoding amidase family protein — translation MTAPHDESVALLPAHELARRVRARELSPVEVLDACLERVERLNPTLNAVVTLDPRAHDEARALERRLARGEDVGILAGLPVGIKDVTQVGGLRCTFGSPLFADHVPPEDALVVRRLREAGAVVLGKTNCPEFAAGGNTFNEVFGRTRNPWDPERSAGGSTGGGACGLASGMIALAEGTDLGGSLRIPASFCGVVGIRPSVGLVPTVPSDYLWDTMQVTGPMGRTAEDVALALQAIAGPSDLSPLAQPVAGRDFVAAVREADPQGLRVAYCPDIAGIGIDADVERVCREAVLALESAGATVEVVDLDLAYARRAFLALRGLWFVSMLHPHLDKLDRFGTNVANNLRAGLSTTVEELGAAEQARRRIREEFHALFRRFDHLLTPTMAVPPFPVVENFPRTVGGREMETYVDWIAPTFVLSMTGLPVASVPAGLDADGLPVGLQVVGRPRGEEGALALAGVVQRLRPTGLPSLGLPDGRTAA, via the coding sequence ATGACGGCGCCGCACGACGAGTCGGTCGCCCTTCTCCCCGCCCACGAGCTGGCCCGGCGGGTCCGCGCCCGGGAGCTGTCGCCCGTGGAGGTGCTGGACGCGTGCCTGGAGCGTGTGGAGCGCCTGAACCCGACGCTCAACGCCGTCGTCACGCTCGACCCGCGGGCGCACGACGAGGCGCGCGCGCTGGAGCGGCGGCTCGCGCGGGGCGAGGACGTCGGGATCCTGGCGGGGCTCCCCGTGGGGATCAAGGACGTGACCCAGGTGGGGGGGCTGCGCTGCACGTTCGGCTCGCCGCTTTTCGCCGACCACGTCCCGCCGGAGGACGCGCTGGTGGTCCGGCGGCTCCGCGAGGCGGGCGCCGTCGTGCTGGGGAAGACCAACTGCCCGGAGTTCGCGGCGGGGGGGAACACCTTCAACGAGGTCTTCGGCCGCACCCGCAACCCGTGGGACCCGGAGCGGAGCGCGGGCGGCTCCACCGGGGGCGGCGCGTGCGGGCTGGCGTCCGGGATGATCGCGCTGGCCGAGGGGACGGACCTGGGGGGGTCGCTCCGCATCCCCGCCTCCTTCTGCGGGGTCGTGGGGATCCGCCCCTCCGTCGGCCTGGTCCCCACCGTCCCCAGCGACTACCTCTGGGACACGATGCAGGTCACCGGGCCCATGGGGCGCACCGCCGAGGACGTGGCGCTCGCCCTGCAGGCCATCGCCGGTCCGAGCGACCTGTCGCCGCTCGCGCAGCCGGTGGCGGGGCGCGACTTCGTCGCGGCCGTGCGGGAGGCGGACCCGCAGGGGCTGCGCGTCGCCTACTGCCCGGACATCGCGGGGATCGGGATCGACGCGGACGTGGAGCGGGTCTGCCGGGAGGCGGTGCTGGCGCTGGAGTCGGCGGGCGCAACCGTGGAGGTGGTCGACCTGGACCTGGCCTATGCGCGCAGGGCGTTCCTGGCGCTCCGGGGGCTGTGGTTCGTCTCCATGCTCCACCCGCACCTGGACAAGCTGGACCGCTTCGGGACCAACGTCGCCAACAACCTACGCGCCGGGCTGAGCACCACCGTGGAGGAGCTGGGCGCCGCCGAGCAGGCGCGTCGGCGGATCCGGGAAGAGTTCCACGCGCTCTTCCGCCGCTTCGACCACCTGCTCACGCCCACGATGGCGGTCCCGCCCTTCCCCGTGGTCGAGAACTTCCCGCGCACCGTCGGCGGCCGGGAGATGGAGACGTACGTGGACTGGATCGCCCCGACGTTCGTGCTGAGCATGACGGGCCTCCCGGTGGCGTCGGTTCCGGCAGGGCTGGACGCGGACGGCCTCCCGGTGGGGCTGCAGGTGGTGGGAAGACCGCGGGGCGAGGAGGGGGCGCTCGCGCTGGCGGGGGTGGTGCAGAGGCTGAGGCCCACAGGGCTCCCGTCCCTCGGGCTCCCGGACGGGAGGACTGCGGCGTAG